The following proteins are encoded in a genomic region of Nitratireductor sp. GISD-1A_MAKvit:
- the plsY gene encoding glycerol-3-phosphate 1-O-acyltransferase PlsY: MPDAASWQLALPYLVAALLFGYLLGSIPFGLIITRLAGLGDVRKIGSGNIGATNVLRTGNKKLAALTLLGDALKGTVAVLIAGLYGRDMATAAGLGAFLGHLYPVWLRFRGGKGVATYLGVLVAIAWPGALIFAAVWLAVAFITRYSSLSALVAAIAVPTGLFLLDHSQAAWLFVLMSLIVFIKHRANISRLMSGTETRIGGKG, encoded by the coding sequence ATGCCGGATGCAGCCAGTTGGCAGTTAGCGCTGCCCTATCTCGTGGCCGCCCTGCTTTTCGGCTATCTGCTCGGTTCGATCCCGTTTGGCCTGATCATCACACGCCTTGCAGGGCTTGGTGATGTCCGAAAGATCGGGTCGGGCAATATCGGCGCGACCAATGTTTTACGCACCGGCAACAAGAAACTTGCGGCGCTCACCCTTCTGGGCGATGCCTTGAAAGGCACCGTCGCCGTTCTCATCGCCGGGCTTTACGGGCGCGATATGGCAACTGCCGCCGGGCTTGGCGCATTCCTTGGCCATCTTTATCCGGTCTGGCTCCGCTTTCGCGGCGGGAAAGGGGTTGCCACCTATCTCGGCGTTCTTGTCGCGATTGCCTGGCCGGGAGCGCTGATTTTCGCCGCGGTCTGGCTCGCGGTCGCATTCATCACGCGGTATTCTTCCTTGTCTGCGCTCGTGGCTGCCATCGCGGTTCCCACCGGGCTTTTTCTTCTCGATCATTCGCAGGCCGCCTGGCTTTTCGTTCTGATGAGCCTGATCGTGTTCATCAAACACCGGGCAAACATCAGCCGGCTGATGTCTGGTACCGAAACCCGGATCGGGGGCAAGGGGTGA
- a CDS encoding metal-dependent hydrolase produces the protein MDLTWYGHSAFRVDAGDAHILIDPFLSGNPSWSGGWEEAAEGVTHVLLTHGHDDHIGDAVDILKKTGAMLVANFEICMFLVGKGVEQDRINPGNHGGTVDCGGFTTTFVNALHSSSSAGEGGANTYLGNPAGLVLHFPKDKTLYHMGDTDIFGDMALIHELHQPEIGIVPVGDRFTMGGAVAALACRRYFRFETVLPCHFGSLPIIDQTAEKFIDGMEGSGVNVPALKVGESISL, from the coding sequence ATGGACCTGACCTGGTATGGCCATTCGGCATTTCGTGTGGATGCGGGCGACGCCCATATCCTGATCGATCCGTTCCTGAGCGGAAATCCCTCCTGGAGCGGCGGATGGGAGGAAGCGGCCGAAGGCGTGACCCATGTGCTGCTGACCCATGGCCATGACGATCACATCGGCGATGCGGTCGATATCCTGAAAAAGACCGGCGCCATGCTGGTGGCCAATTTCGAAATCTGCATGTTCCTTGTGGGCAAGGGCGTCGAACAGGACCGTATCAATCCCGGCAATCACGGCGGTACGGTCGATTGCGGCGGCTTCACCACCACCTTTGTCAACGCGCTGCATTCTTCATCATCTGCCGGCGAGGGCGGGGCAAACACCTATCTGGGCAATCCCGCCGGTCTGGTGCTCCACTTTCCAAAAGACAAGACGCTCTACCACATGGGCGATACCGATATTTTCGGCGACATGGCCCTGATTCACGAGTTGCATCAGCCAGAGATCGGAATTGTTCCCGTTGGCGATCGTTTCACAATGGGTGGGGCGGTGGCAGCCCTTGCCTGCCGTCGCTATTTCAGGTTCGAGACGGTGCTGCCGTGCCATTTCGGCTCTTTGCCGATCATCGACCAGACGGCTGAGAAATTCATCGACGGGATGGAGGGATCGGGCGTCAATGTGCCGGCGCTCAAGGTTGGCGAGAGCATATCCCTTTAG
- the ruvX gene encoding Holliday junction resolvase RuvX: protein MSVVDLRKLPAFLNAGQTLAGLDLGTKTIGLSVSDRGLSFATPRQVITRKKFTQDAEALLAAFARDNVGGIVIGLPVNMDGSEGPRAQSTRAFVRNLERLTDLPFAFWDERMSTVAAERALLEMDVSRKKRAERIDSAAAAFILQGALDRLRAAGEGEAGAAR from the coding sequence TTGTCAGTGGTTGATCTCAGGAAACTCCCTGCTTTTCTCAATGCAGGCCAGACACTGGCCGGTCTTGATCTCGGCACAAAGACCATCGGACTTTCGGTGTCCGACCGGGGCCTCTCATTCGCAACCCCGCGGCAGGTGATCACGCGCAAGAAGTTTACGCAGGATGCAGAGGCGCTTCTCGCCGCTTTCGCGCGCGACAATGTGGGCGGGATTGTCATCGGCCTGCCGGTGAACATGGATGGCAGCGAAGGCCCGCGTGCCCAGTCGACTCGGGCGTTTGTCCGCAATCTGGAGCGGCTGACGGACCTGCCCTTCGCCTTCTGGGACGAGCGCATGTCGACGGTTGCTGCCGAGCGCGCGCTGCTGGAAATGGATGTGTCGCGGAAAAAACGGGCCGAAAGGATCGATTCGGCCGCGGCCGCTTTCATTCTTCAGGGAGCGCTCGACAGGTTGCGCGCCGCAGGCGAAGGCGAAGCCGGGGCGGCACGATAG
- the gatC gene encoding Asp-tRNA(Asn)/Glu-tRNA(Gln) amidotransferase subunit GatC — translation MSVDIDTVKRVARLSRIAVDEADAERMTGELNAILGFVEQLNEVNVEGVEPMTSVIPMAMKKRQDGVTDGDKADDIVANAPASEDNFFVVPKVVE, via the coding sequence ATGTCCGTGGACATCGATACCGTGAAGCGTGTTGCGCGCCTCTCCCGCATTGCCGTTGACGAGGCCGATGCCGAGCGCATGACGGGCGAACTCAATGCCATTCTCGGTTTCGTCGAGCAACTGAATGAAGTGAATGTCGAGGGCGTCGAGCCCATGACCTCCGTCATCCCGATGGCGATGAAGAAGCGCCAGGACGGCGTGACCGACGGCGACAAGGCAGATGATATCGTTGCCAATGCGCCGGCCTCGGAAGACAATTTCTTCGTCGTTCCCAAAGTGGTCGAATAA
- a CDS encoding aspartate carbamoyltransferase catalytic subunit, whose product MTNASFPLYPHRHLLGIKGLSPLDIDMLLDRADAAVAISRQQEKKSAVLRGRTQINLFYEASTRTQSSFELAGKRLGADVMNMAVASSSTKKGETLLDTAITLNAMRPDILVIRHASAGAAALLAQKVSCSVVNAGDGAHEHPTQALLDALTIRRAKGRIGGLTVAICGDVLHSRVARSNIVLLNAMGARVRVVAPSTLLPTGIEQMGVEPFTRMEDGLEGADIVMMLRLQRERMAGSLIPSVREYFRHFGLDAEKLKAAKEDALVMHPGPMNRGVEIASEIADGSRSLIQEQVEMGVAVRMAVMEALLDPRRSSEGDAT is encoded by the coding sequence ATGACAAACGCCTCTTTCCCCCTTTATCCGCATCGCCACCTGCTTGGCATCAAGGGTCTTTCGCCCCTTGATATCGATATGCTGCTCGACAGGGCAGACGCAGCCGTTGCGATATCCAGGCAACAGGAAAAGAAATCAGCGGTTCTGCGTGGAAGAACCCAGATCAATCTCTTCTACGAAGCCTCGACACGCACCCAGTCCTCGTTCGAACTGGCAGGCAAGCGCCTTGGCGCCGATGTGATGAACATGGCGGTGGCAAGCTCCTCCACCAAGAAAGGAGAGACGCTGCTCGATACGGCGATCACGCTGAACGCCATGCGCCCCGACATTCTCGTGATACGCCATGCCTCGGCCGGCGCGGCAGCACTGCTTGCCCAGAAGGTTTCCTGCTCGGTGGTCAATGCAGGCGACGGCGCGCACGAGCACCCCACCCAGGCACTTCTCGATGCACTGACCATCCGCCGGGCCAAGGGCCGGATCGGCGGTTTGACGGTGGCCATCTGCGGTGACGTGCTGCATTCACGGGTTGCCCGCTCGAACATCGTTCTTTTGAACGCCATGGGCGCACGGGTCCGTGTGGTTGCCCCCTCCACTCTCCTGCCCACGGGCATAGAACAGATGGGTGTCGAACCGTTTACGCGGATGGAGGACGGGCTGGAAGGAGCGGACATCGTCATGATGCTTCGCCTGCAGCGCGAGCGCATGGCCGGTTCCCTGATACCCTCGGTGCGGGAATATTTCCGGCATTTCGGCCTCGATGCCGAAAAGCTGAAGGCGGCCAAAGAAGACGCGCTGGTCATGCATCCGGGGCCCATGAACCGGGGCGTGGAGATCGCCTCGGAGATTGCCGACGGCTCACGAAGCCTCATTCAGGAACAGGTTGAGATGGGCGTTGCCGTGCGCATGGCCGTGATGGAAGCGCTGTTGGATCCCCGCCGAAGCTCCGAGGGAGACGCGACATGA
- a CDS encoding dihydroorotase, protein MSTTVFQNARVVDPSRGIDENGTVIVANGVISAAGADALNQGVPEEASIVDCQGHAILPGLVDSRVFIGEPGGEHRETIASASRAAAAGGVTSIIMMPDTTPVIDDVALVEFVKRTARETATVNIFPAASVTRGFAGRELSEFGLLQEAGAVMLTEGRSTIASSLVMRRALTYARDLGIPIAHETQDPHLAASGVMNEGLFASWLGLPGIPREAETIPLVRDLMLAGLTRGRYHAAKISTAMSATAVARAKTEGADVSAGVSINHLTLNENDIGDYRTFFRLSPPLRTEEDRLAMVEALKTGAIDIIVSSHDPQDVDTKRLPFAEAEAGAIGLETLLAAALRLYHNGDLPLLRLVECLSTAPAKLFNLPAGSLKPGSPADLVLVDLDAPWIVREADIRSLSKNTCFEGARMQGVVLQTMVAGRTVFAA, encoded by the coding sequence ATGAGCACGACCGTGTTTCAGAACGCGCGCGTCGTCGACCCTTCGCGGGGCATCGATGAAAATGGCACCGTCATCGTGGCGAACGGCGTGATTTCGGCTGCCGGGGCAGATGCGCTCAACCAGGGCGTTCCCGAAGAGGCGAGCATCGTGGACTGCCAGGGGCACGCCATTCTGCCGGGGCTTGTGGATTCGCGTGTCTTCATCGGTGAGCCCGGCGGAGAACACCGCGAAACAATTGCATCCGCCAGCCGGGCCGCGGCAGCGGGTGGGGTTACCTCCATCATCATGATGCCCGACACCACGCCCGTTATCGATGACGTGGCGCTGGTGGAGTTCGTCAAGCGAACAGCGCGCGAGACAGCAACGGTGAACATCTTTCCTGCCGCTTCCGTTACCAGGGGCTTTGCAGGCAGGGAACTCTCCGAGTTCGGCCTGCTTCAGGAGGCGGGCGCGGTAATGCTGACCGAGGGGCGTTCCACGATCGCAAGCTCCCTGGTGATGCGCCGTGCGCTCACCTATGCACGCGATCTGGGCATTCCGATCGCCCATGAAACGCAGGATCCGCATCTTGCAGCCTCAGGCGTGATGAATGAGGGGCTTTTTGCAAGCTGGCTCGGTCTGCCGGGCATCCCGCGGGAAGCGGAGACGATTCCGCTCGTGCGCGACCTCATGCTCGCGGGGCTGACCCGGGGACGCTATCACGCCGCAAAAATTTCCACGGCCATGTCGGCGACAGCCGTTGCGCGCGCCAAGACGGAAGGTGCAGATGTAAGCGCCGGCGTCTCCATCAATCACCTCACGCTCAACGAAAACGACATTGGCGATTATCGCACGTTTTTCCGGCTTTCTCCGCCGCTGCGCACGGAAGAAGACCGGCTTGCCATGGTTGAAGCACTCAAGACCGGAGCGATCGACATCATCGTTTCGTCGCACGACCCGCAGGATGTGGACACAAAACGCCTGCCCTTTGCCGAAGCGGAAGCCGGTGCAATCGGGCTCGAAACGCTTCTGGCGGCGGCGCTGCGCCTCTATCACAATGGCGATCTGCCGCTTTTGCGGCTCGTGGAGTGTCTGTCCACCGCGCCAGCGAAACTGTTCAACCTGCCCGCAGGCTCGTTGAAGCCCGGTTCTCCGGCAGACCTCGTTCTGGTCGATCTTGACGCTCCATGGATCGTACGTGAAGCCGATATCCGTTCGCTGTCGAAAAACACGTGCTTTGAAGGCGCGCGCATGCAGGGTGTGGTCTTGCAAACAATGGTTGCAGGCCGCACAGTGTTCGCCGCCTGA
- a CDS encoding AEC family transporter has protein sequence MLPIFESILPIFLIIMAGNALRRLPLIRDETWPGLEQLCYWFLYPALLFITIANADFSRLKLDAMLGALMCSVLLMIFLVLALWPLLKRSGVVRRSRYSSVFQTAVRWNGFMALAVAQKLFPPEGAAVVALVMATIIIPINIASVFVVTRFADRSASWPRVIVDVARNPMILAAAGAVVLRLLPFDLYPPLNQTLDLVGRAALGMGLLTIGAGLRPGDFLSARAAVLISAFLKLIFFPAFMVMIAIAFGVSGPALSYLALCGAVPTAMNGFLLARQLGGDAPLYATITTIQTALAFFTIPLVLTVVAQLSSG, from the coding sequence ATGCTTCCCATATTCGAGAGCATTTTACCGATCTTCCTGATCATCATGGCCGGAAATGCGCTCCGGCGGTTGCCACTGATACGCGATGAGACATGGCCCGGGCTTGAGCAACTCTGTTACTGGTTCCTCTACCCGGCGCTGCTGTTCATCACGATTGCAAATGCGGATTTTTCCAGACTGAAGCTCGACGCAATGCTGGGCGCATTGATGTGCTCGGTGCTTCTCATGATCTTTCTGGTGCTTGCGCTTTGGCCGTTGTTGAAGCGATCGGGTGTCGTGCGTCGGTCCCGGTATTCCTCTGTGTTCCAGACGGCCGTACGCTGGAACGGCTTCATGGCGCTTGCGGTGGCACAGAAACTTTTCCCGCCCGAGGGTGCGGCCGTCGTGGCGCTGGTGATGGCGACCATCATCATTCCCATCAACATCGCCTCGGTCTTCGTCGTGACCCGCTTCGCCGACAGGAGCGCTTCATGGCCCCGCGTCATCGTGGATGTTGCGCGCAATCCGATGATTCTCGCGGCCGCCGGTGCCGTGGTGCTGCGCCTCCTGCCGTTTGATCTCTATCCCCCGCTTAACCAGACGCTCGATCTGGTTGGCCGCGCGGCCCTGGGAATGGGCCTTCTGACCATCGGCGCCGGCCTGCGGCCCGGAGACTTCCTCTCCGCGCGGGCGGCGGTTCTGATTTCAGCCTTTCTCAAGCTGATTTTCTTTCCCGCCTTCATGGTGATGATAGCGATTGCCTTTGGCGTTTCCGGACCTGCGCTCAGCTATCTGGCCCTGTGTGGGGCTGTTCCCACGGCCATGAACGGGTTTCTGCTTGCAAGACAGCTTGGTGGCGATGCGCCGCTTTATGCCACGATCACCACGATACAGACCGCTCTGGCATTCTTTACGATACCTCTGGTCCTGACAGTGGTCGCTCAGCTGTCTTCCGGATAG
- a CDS encoding acyl-CoA dehydrogenase family protein translates to MTHDVTNQPPPIAGTNAWRSDPLLMQSAERFSEPVRKELDTLGRFVRNHEAIDLARLANSETPQLRTHDRYGKRLDLVEYHPAYHALMRRSAANGLHSSIWEKTEAEAGVRHQARAARFYLTAQLECGHLCPLTMTNASLAALMADTTLFRRWAPRVAVRKYDHSDKPVAQKSGITIGMGMTEKQGGTDLRTNTTRAERVEGKIFRLTGHKWFLSAPMSDGFLVLAQTDKGLSCFLVPRVLEDGAGNGLHFQRLKDKLGNRSNASAEVEFHGTMGELVGEPGSGIRTIMDMVTLTRLDCALGSAGIMRAALAEAVHHTRHREVFGARLSAQPLMTRVLADMALDVAAATALSMRLARSFDEAAENRGEAAFARVMTPVVKYWVCKMAPAVTYEAMECMGGNGYVEEAPLARHYREAPVNAIWEGAGNVMALDVLRVLDRNAGLFDDVLAMIGNDLGEKGGATLEVLAAAARVCQTDEGTARILTEQLALAAAAAELRRMGAGRVADAFIETRLAGQWRSTYGMLDARHDAAAVLDVLYPEDS, encoded by the coding sequence GTGACGCACGATGTAACCAACCAGCCGCCACCGATTGCCGGAACCAATGCCTGGCGCAGCGATCCGCTGCTGATGCAGTCGGCGGAGCGGTTTTCCGAACCGGTGCGAAAGGAACTCGACACCCTTGGCCGCTTCGTGCGCAATCACGAGGCGATCGATCTCGCGCGGCTTGCCAATTCAGAGACGCCGCAACTGAGAACGCATGATCGATACGGCAAACGGCTCGACCTTGTCGAATACCACCCTGCCTATCACGCATTGATGCGCCGTTCGGCTGCCAATGGCCTGCATTCATCCATCTGGGAAAAGACCGAGGCCGAAGCGGGTGTGCGCCATCAGGCCAGGGCGGCGCGTTTTTACCTGACAGCCCAGCTCGAATGCGGGCATCTTTGCCCGCTCACCATGACCAATGCTTCGCTGGCGGCTCTCATGGCCGACACAACCCTTTTCCGCCGGTGGGCCCCGCGTGTCGCCGTTCGCAAATACGACCATTCCGACAAGCCCGTGGCGCAGAAGAGCGGCATCACGATCGGCATGGGGATGACCGAAAAACAGGGTGGAACGGATCTGCGGACCAACACGACACGTGCGGAGCGGGTCGAAGGCAAGATCTTCCGGTTGACCGGACACAAATGGTTTCTCTCGGCTCCCATGTCAGATGGATTTCTGGTCCTCGCCCAGACGGACAAGGGGCTTTCATGCTTCCTCGTTCCGCGTGTTCTCGAAGACGGTGCGGGCAATGGCCTCCATTTCCAGCGCCTCAAGGACAAGCTGGGGAACCGGTCCAATGCCTCGGCAGAGGTCGAGTTTCACGGTACGATGGGAGAACTCGTGGGGGAGCCGGGCTCCGGCATTCGCACCATCATGGACATGGTGACGCTGACGCGGCTCGACTGCGCGCTGGGATCGGCCGGCATCATGCGCGCTGCGCTGGCCGAGGCGGTGCATCACACCCGGCACCGCGAGGTGTTTGGCGCGCGGCTTTCCGCGCAGCCGCTCATGACGCGTGTTCTGGCCGACATGGCACTGGATGTGGCGGCGGCCACGGCGCTTTCCATGCGGCTTGCCCGATCATTCGACGAAGCTGCCGAAAATCGCGGTGAAGCGGCATTCGCCCGTGTCATGACCCCGGTTGTCAAATACTGGGTCTGCAAGATGGCGCCTGCGGTCACCTATGAAGCCATGGAATGCATGGGGGGCAATGGATATGTGGAGGAGGCACCACTTGCCCGCCACTACCGGGAGGCGCCCGTCAATGCGATCTGGGAAGGGGCCGGCAATGTCATGGCGCTCGATGTGCTGCGCGTGCTCGATCGCAATGCGGGCCTGTTCGACGATGTTCTCGCAATGATCGGAAACGATCTTGGCGAAAAGGGTGGCGCAACGCTGGAGGTTCTGGCGGCCGCGGCGCGGGTTTGCCAGACGGATGAGGGCACGGCGCGCATCCTCACCGAACAGCTTGCGCTTGCGGCTGCGGCGGCAGAATTGCGGCGCATGGGGGCCGGGCGGGTAGCGGATGCCTTCATCGAAACGCGCCTAGCCGGGCAATGGCGCAGCACCTACGGCATGCTCGATGCCCGCCACGATGCTGCAGCGGTGCTCGATGTTCTCTATCCGGAAGACAGCTGA
- the dprA gene encoding DNA-processing protein DprA: MNAPQQGAQLSDRQRLAWLQLLRSDNVGPATFRQLVNHFGSAEAALEMLPELAARGGAKGRIVIASRDDAEHEMEFARRFGARFVAVGEADYPPLMRRMDQPPPLLAVTGNPTVAHRPTIALVGARNASITGTKIARKLASALGAAGFAVASGLARGIDAAAHHGSLETGTIAALAGGLDKPYPPENKALFDAICDRGLVMSEMPFGWIPRARDFPRRNRLVAGAAMGLVVIEAAKRSGSLISARLAAEMGRLVFAVPGSPFDPRAGGTNGLLKDGAILVTDADDIASQIAPLLDRPPPAPEHLEEPPLSASAPPPSDSDRTLIVNALGPTPVLIDEIIRHTGLHAAQVLTVLLELDLAGRLERHPGNAVSLVSAQDQEPGSLFS; this comes from the coding sequence GTGAACGCCCCGCAGCAAGGTGCCCAGCTTAGTGACCGGCAGCGCCTTGCCTGGCTTCAGCTTCTGCGCAGCGACAATGTCGGGCCGGCGACCTTTCGCCAGCTCGTCAATCATTTCGGCTCGGCGGAAGCCGCGCTCGAAATGCTGCCAGAGCTTGCCGCGCGCGGCGGCGCCAAGGGGCGCATTGTCATCGCCTCACGCGACGATGCGGAGCACGAAATGGAGTTTGCCCGGCGCTTCGGAGCCCGTTTTGTTGCCGTTGGGGAAGCCGACTACCCTCCCCTCATGCGCCGCATGGATCAGCCACCACCCCTGCTTGCGGTCACGGGCAATCCAACCGTGGCCCATCGCCCCACCATTGCCCTGGTTGGTGCGCGCAACGCCTCCATCACCGGCACCAAAATTGCACGAAAGCTGGCGTCAGCCCTCGGGGCAGCGGGCTTTGCCGTCGCGTCGGGACTGGCAAGGGGCATCGACGCTGCGGCCCATCACGGCAGTCTTGAAACCGGCACGATCGCGGCACTGGCAGGCGGGCTCGACAAGCCCTATCCGCCTGAAAACAAGGCATTGTTCGACGCGATATGCGATCGCGGGCTCGTGATGAGCGAAATGCCCTTCGGCTGGATTCCGCGGGCACGGGATTTCCCGCGCCGCAACAGGCTTGTCGCTGGTGCGGCCATGGGGCTCGTCGTGATAGAAGCGGCAAAACGATCCGGCTCCCTGATCAGCGCGAGGCTTGCAGCCGAGATGGGCCGGCTCGTTTTCGCCGTTCCCGGCTCCCCCTTCGACCCGCGGGCCGGTGGAACCAATGGTCTTTTGAAGGACGGCGCGATCCTCGTCACCGATGCCGATGACATCGCCTCTCAGATCGCTCCTTTGCTTGACAGGCCACCACCCGCGCCGGAGCATCTGGAGGAACCGCCTCTATCAGCGTCCGCGCCGCCACCAAGCGACAGTGACCGAACACTCATCGTCAATGCGCTGGGGCCGACACCCGTGCTTATCGACGAGATCATCCGGCACACCGGGCTTCATGCAGCCCAGGTGCTGACCGTTCTGCTTGAGCTCGATCTTGCCGGCCGCCTTGAAAGACATCCCGGCAATGCCGTGTCTCTTGTCTCGGCACAGGATCAGGAACCGGGTTCGCTGTTCTCCTGA
- a CDS encoding DUF6105 family protein, giving the protein MMRYLLLLWALPLGLFWGWYGLSYHDLSLGFHFLSRDMNDMFFGLYGNILGIDPAIIPGMAARACVLDTFILFGILAFRRRRALWAWFQEKRAAYRAAPASPSPAARNLSSAP; this is encoded by the coding sequence ATGATGCGCTATCTGTTACTCTTATGGGCGTTGCCATTGGGGCTTTTCTGGGGATGGTACGGCCTGTCCTACCATGACCTCAGTTTGGGATTCCATTTCCTCAGTCGGGACATGAACGACATGTTCTTCGGCCTCTACGGCAATATTCTGGGAATCGATCCGGCGATCATTCCAGGCATGGCCGCGAGGGCCTGCGTGCTGGATACCTTCATTCTGTTCGGCATCCTTGCCTTTCGCCGCCGGCGGGCCCTCTGGGCCTGGTTTCAGGAAAAGCGGGCAGCCTATCGTGCCGCCCCGGCTTCGCCTTCGCCTGCGGCGCGCAACCTGTCGAGCGCTCCCTGA